One genomic window of Salvia miltiorrhiza cultivar Shanhuang (shh) chromosome 4, IMPLAD_Smil_shh, whole genome shotgun sequence includes the following:
- the LOC131022036 gene encoding transketolase, chloroplastic, which produces MASSSSLTLSQAILSRSSIPRHGSAQQLHPPSVSIPSFSGLKAASSSSAAASLSRRRSAAVVRHPVTASAAVETLEKTTETELVEKSVNTIRFLAIDAVEKANSGHPGLPMGCAPMGHILYDEVMRYNPKNPYWFNRDRFVLSAGHGCMLQYALLHLAGYDSVKEDDLKNFRQWESRTPGHPENFETPGVEVTTGPLGQGIANAVGLALAEKHLAARYNKPDSEIVDHYTYCILGDGCQMEGISNEAASLAGHWGLGKLIAFYDDNHISIDGDTEIAFTESVDTRFEGLGWHIIWVKNGNTGYDEIRAAIKEAKAVTDKPTLIKVTTTIGFGSPNKANSYSVHGAALGAKEVEATRQNLGWPFEPFHVPEDVKSHWSRHTPEGAALEAEWNAKFAEYEKKYPEESAELKSIVTGAFPAGWEKALPTYTPESPGDATRNLSQANLNALAKVLPGLIGGSADLASSNMTLLKMFGDFQKNTPEERNVRFGVREHAMGAICNGIALHSPGFVPYCATFFVFTDYMRASIRISALSEAGVIYVMTHDSIGLGEDGPTHQPIEHLASFRAMPNILMLRPADGNETAGCYKVAVVNRKRPSILALSRQKLPQLAGTSIEGVEKGGYTISDNSSGNKPDVILIGTGSELEIAAKAADELRKEGKAVRVVSFVSWELFDEQSAEYKESVLPASVTARVSIEAGSTFGWGKIVGSKGKSIGIDRFGASAPAGKIYKEFGITAEAVVAAAKELI; this is translated from the exons ATGGCTTCTTcctcctctctcactctctctcaagcCATCCTCTCCCGCTCCTCCATCCCCCGCCATGGCTCCGCCCAGCAGCTCCACCCGCCCTCCGTCTCCATTCCCTCCTTCTCCGGCCTCAAAgccgcctcctcctcctccgccgccgcctccctctccCGCCGCCGCTCCGCCGCCGTGGTCCGCCACCCCGTGaccgcctccgccgccgtcgAGACCCTCGAGAAGACCACCGAAACCGAGCTAGTGGAGAAGTCCGTCAACACTATCCGGTTCCTGGCCATCGACGCCGTGGAGAAGGCCAATTCCGGCCACCCCGGTTTGCCCATGGGGTGCGCTCCGATGGGCCACATATTGTACGATGAGGTGATGAGGTACAACCCCAAGAATCCCTACTGGTTCAACCGCGACCGCTTCGTTCTCTCCGCCGGCCACGGCTGTATGCTGCAGTACGCGCTTCTTCACCTCGCCGGCTACGATTCCGTCAAG GAAGACGATTTGAAGAATTTCCGGCAATGGGAAAGCAGGACACCCGGTCATCCCGAGAACTTTGAGACACCGGGTGTTGAAGTCACCACCG GTCCACTTGGTCAAGGTATTGCCAATGCTGTCGGCCTGGCGCTTGCAGAGAAGCACTTGGCTGCGCGATACAACAAGCCAGATAGCGAGATAGTTGACCACTACAC ATATTGTATCCTTGGTGATGGGTGTCAAATGGAGGGTATCTCGAATGAAGCCGCCTCCCTTGCTGGCCACTGGGGGCTTGGAAAGTTGATTGCTTTCTATGATGACAATCACATCTCTATTGATGGTGACACGGAGATTGCTTTCACTGAGAGCGTTGACACTCGCTTTGAGGGTCTTGGCTGGCACATAATCTGGGTGAAGAATGGTAACACCGGATATGATGAAATTCGTGCTGCCATCAAGGAAGCCAAGGCTGTGACAGACAAGCCCACTCTGATCAAG GTTACCACAACCATTGGCTTTGGTTCCCCCAACAAAGCCAATTCGTACAGTGTCCATGGAGCTGCATTGGGCGCCAAGGAAGTTGAGGCCACCAGACAGAATCTCGGATGGCCATTTGAGCCTTTCCACGTGCCCGAAGATGTTAAAAG TCACTGGAGCCGACACACTCCTGAAGGGGCTGCTTTGGAAGCTGAATGGAATGCCAAGTTTGCCGAATATGAGAAGAAGTACCCAGAGGAATCTGCTGAACTTAAATCTATCGTCACCGGTGCCTTCCCAGCTGGCTGGGAGAAGGCTCTTCCT ACATATACACCTGAGAGCCCAGGTGATGCCACAAGAAATCTGTCTCAGGCAAATCTGAATGCTCTTGCAAAGGTTCTCCCCGGTCTGATTGGTGGCAGTGCTGATCTTGCCTCGTCCAACATGACGCTTCTGAAAATGTTCGGAGACTTCCAGAAGAACACACCAGAAGAGCGCAACGTGAGGTTTGGTGTTCGTGAACATGCTATGGGAGCCATCTGTAATGGAATTGCCCTTCACAGCCCGGGTTTCGTCCCCTACTGTGCGACCTTCTTCGTGTTCACGGATTACATGAGAGCATCCATTAGGATATCTGCCTTGTCTGAAGCTGGAGTAATCTATGTCATGACCCACGACTCCATCGGGCTGGGAGAAGATGGACCCACCCATCAGCCAATCGAGCATTTAGCAAGCTTCCGAGCGATGCCCAACATACTGATGCTCCGTCCAGCTGATGGCAACGAGACAGCAGGATGCTACAAGGTGGCCGTTGTCAACCGGAAGAGACCCTCTATTCTTGCCCTTTCTCGCCAGAAGCTTCCCCAGCTTGCGGGCACCTCCATCGAGGGAGTGGAGAAGGGAGGATACACCATCTCAGACAACTCGTCTGGCAACAAGCCTGATGTCATTCTGATTGGAACCGGTTCAGAGCTGGAAATCGCAGCCAAGGCTGCCGATGAGCTCAGAAAGGAAGGCAAGGCAGTGAGAGTCGTCTCCTTCGTTTCTTGGGAGCTATTTGACGAACAATCCGCTGAGTACAAGGAAAGCGTGCTGCCTGCCTCCGTCACTGCTAGGGTTAGCATCGAGGCCGGATCAACCTTCGGGTGGGGGAAGATCGTTGGTTCCAAAGGAAAGTCCATTGGAATTGATCGATTTGGGGCGAGTGCGCCTGCTGGGAAGATATACAAGGAGTTCGGCATCACAGCAGAAGCCGTTGTAGCCGCGGCCAAAGAGTTGATCTAA
- the LOC131022037 gene encoding 3-phosphoshikimate 1-carboxyvinyltransferase 2: MAHVAKMAHNLASPKFTTPTAKSPASTSSSLFLASKSLNNSSKRTWGLGKSSILTVKKTSQLRVVASVATAEKPSTVPEIVLQPIKEISGTVKLPGSKSLSNRILLLAALSEGTTVVDNLLSSDDIHYMLGALRTLGLDVEEDKANQRAVVGGSGGLFPASKEAKEEIQLFLGNAGTAMRPLTAAVVAAGGNASYVLDGVPRMRERPIGDLVTGLKQLGADVDCFLGTDCPPVRVVGKGGLPGGKVKLSGSISSQYLTALLMAAPLALGDVEIEIIDKLISVPYVEMTLKLMERFGVSVEHSDSWDRFLVRGGQKYKSPGKAYVEGDASSASYFLAGAAVTGGTVTVEGCGTSSLQGDVKFAEVLEKMGAEVTWTENSVTVKGPPRDAFGRKHLRAVDINMNKMPDVAMTLAVVALFADGPTAIRDVASWRVKETERMIAICTELRKLGATVEEGADYCVITPPEKLKVTDIDTYDDHRMAMAFSLAACADVPVTIKDPGCTRKTFPNYFDVLATFSKH; this comes from the exons ATGGCGCACGTCGCGAAAATGGCGCACAATCTCGCCTCGCCCAAATTCACAACCCCTACAGCTAAATCCCCAGCTTCAACTTCGTCTTCGTTGTTTCTCGCCTCCAAGAGTCTCAACAATTCGTCGAAAAGAACGTGGGGTTTGGGTAAAAGTTCGATCTTGACGGTTAAAAAGACGAGCCAATTGAGAGTTGTGGCTTCGGTCGCCACGGCGGAGAAGCCCTCCACGGTGCCGGAGATCGTGCTGCAACCCATCAAAGAAATTTCCGGCACTGTAAAGTTGCCGGGCTCTAAATCACTTTCCAACCGAATTTTGCTTCTTGCTGCTCTGTCTGAG GGAACGACTGTTGTGGACAACTTACTAAGCAGTGATGATATCCATTACATGCTTGGTGCCTTGAGGACTCTTGGGCTGGATGTGGAAGAAGACAAAGCTAATCAACGTGCAGTTGTGGGAGGCTCTGGTGGTCTATTTCCAGCTTCTAAAGAAGCTAAGGAAGAAATTCAACTTTTCTTAGGAAACGCAGGAACGGCGATGCGCCCATTGACTGCTGCAGTTGTTGCTGCTGGTGGGAATGCAAG CTATGTGCTTGATGGAGTTCCTCGCATGAGAGAGAGACCTATTGGTGATTTAGTCACTGGACTTAAGCAGCTTGGTGCTGACGTTGATTGTTTCCTGGGCACTGATTGTCCCCCCGTTCGTGTTGTTGGAAAAGGAGGTCTTCCTGGTGGGAAG GTGAAGCTCTCTGGATCCATCAGCAGTCAATACCTTACTGCTCTACTCATGGCTGCGCCCCTGGCTCTAGGAGACGTTGAAATTGAAATCATCGACAAACTCATTTCTGTGCCTTATGTGGAGATGACGCTTAAATTGATGGAACGCTTTGGCGTCTCAGTGGAGCACAGTGACAGCTGGGACCGATTCTTGGTCCGGGGAGGTCAAAAGTACAA GTCTCCTGGGAAAGCTTATGTGGAAGGCGATGCCTCGAGCGCCAGTTACTTCTTGGCCGGTGCAGCTGTTACTGGTGGAACCGTTACTGTTGAAGGGTGTGGAACGAGCAGTTTGCAG GGCGATGTTAAATTTGCCGAGGTTCTTGAAAAAATGGGTGCTGAGGTTACCTGGACCGAGAATAGCGTGACTGTTAAAGGACCTCCGCGTGATGCATTTGGAAGGAAACATTTGCGAGCCGTTGATATAAACATGAACAAAATGCCAGATGTCGCCATGACTCTCGCTGTAGTGGCGCTTTTTGCAGATGGACCCACTGCTATAAGAGATG TGGCTAGCTGGAGGGTTAAAGAAACCGAAAGAATGATTGCCATATGCACAGAACTTAGAAAG TTGGGAGCGACAGTCGAGGAAGGGGCGGATTACTGTGTGATCACCCCACCGGAGAAATTGAAGGTGACGGACATTGACACGTACGATGATCATAGGATGGCGATGGCCTTCTCTCTCGCTGCATGTGCCGACGTCCCAGTAACTATCAAGGACCCCGGCTGCACCCGTAAGACCTTCCCCAACTATTTCGACGTGCTTGCTACGTTTTCGAAGCACTGA